The Methanobrevibacter arboriphilus JCM 13429 = DSM 1125 genome window below encodes:
- the argB gene encoding acetylglutamate kinase: protein MSEELNNKPNKANLLIEALPYIKEFHHKKIMIKYGGHAMIDEEAMNSTARDTVLLKYVGMEPIVVHGGGPEITRSMNKMGKEPRFIKGLRITDEETMDIVTMVLVGKISTEIVSKIGIHGGKASGISGKDSQLIVASKKAPHRITDEETGEEHEIDLGLVGQIDSLNTEIVQMFTDNDYIPVISPIGVDDNGNTLNLNADTVAGEVASKMNSEKLIILTDVPGVLKDPNDPKSLIKKIKVDEVDDLIKDGTISGGMIPKVETCVKAIEGGVKSAHIIDGRVKHSLLLEIFTTKGIGTMITL, encoded by the coding sequence ATGTCAGAGGAACTGAATAATAAACCAAATAAGGCGAATCTTCTTATTGAAGCATTACCTTATATAAAAGAATTTCATCATAAAAAAATCATGATAAAGTATGGTGGACATGCTATGATTGATGAAGAAGCTATGAACTCTACAGCTAGAGATACAGTTTTACTTAAATATGTAGGTATGGAACCTATTGTTGTTCATGGTGGAGGTCCTGAGATTACTCGTTCTATGAATAAAATGGGTAAAGAGCCTAGATTTATTAAAGGACTTCGTATTACTGATGAAGAGACTATGGATATTGTTACAATGGTTTTAGTTGGCAAAATTAGTACAGAAATTGTTTCTAAAATCGGTATTCATGGTGGAAAAGCTTCTGGTATTTCAGGAAAAGATAGTCAATTAATTGTAGCTTCTAAAAAAGCTCCTCATAGAATAACAGATGAAGAGACAGGTGAGGAACATGAAATTGATTTAGGTTTAGTTGGTCAAATTGACTCTTTAAATACTGAAATTGTACAAATGTTCACTGATAATGATTATATTCCAGTTATATCTCCTATTGGTGTAGATGATAATGGAAATACATTAAATCTTAATGCTGATACTGTTGCTGGAGAAGTAGCTAGTAAAATGAACTCTGAAAAATTAATAATTTTAACCGATGTTCCTGGTGTACTTAAAGATCCTAATGATCCTAAATCATTAATCAAAAAGATTAAAGTAGATGAAGTTGATGATTTAATTAAAGATGGAACTATAAGTGGAGGTATGATTCCTAAAGTAGAAACTTGTGTTAAGGCTATTGAAGGAGGAGTAAAATCTGCTCATATTATAGACGGCAGAGTTAAACATTCTCTACTTCTTGAAATATTTACTACAAAAGGTATTGGAACTATGATTACATTATAG
- a CDS encoding isocitrate/isopropylmalate dehydrogenase family protein, with protein sequence MKKITTIAGDGVGKEVMEAGLTILESLNLNYDFIKSKAGFECFQNCGKTIPEETIKNAKKSAATLFGAITSTPSEKSPIITLRKELDVFANLRPIKTFEGVNSLFNNIDFLIIRENTEGLYSQIESFEKEEEKNSTKKEKKENNENEKNNKITKTIAKRVITKKASTKICEFAYKTAIKNNRKKITCVHKENVLKKTDGIFKESFYNVVERYSAKCPDIKANDYYIDATAMYLITKPQEFDIIVTSNLYGDILSDEGAGLVGGLGLSPSANIGDKNGLFEPVHGSAPDIEGKGLANPIAMILSISMMLEFLKEDFYAKQINKAVENVLKSKKIATPDLGGNSKTSDITIAIKKELENLI encoded by the coding sequence ATGAAAAAGATAACAACTATAGCTGGGGATGGAGTAGGAAAGGAAGTTATGGAAGCAGGTTTAACTATTTTAGAATCTCTAAATTTAAATTATGATTTTATCAAGTCAAAAGCAGGATTTGAATGTTTTCAAAACTGTGGTAAAACAATACCTGAAGAAACCATAAAAAATGCTAAAAAAAGTGCAGCTACTTTATTTGGAGCTATTACATCTACACCAAGTGAAAAAAGTCCAATTATAACTCTTAGAAAAGAACTCGACGTATTTGCTAATTTAAGACCTATAAAAACATTTGAAGGAGTAAACTCACTATTTAATAATATTGATTTTTTAATCATTAGGGAAAATACAGAAGGATTATACTCTCAAATAGAGTCTTTTGAAAAAGAGGAAGAAAAAAACAGTACAAAGAAAGAAAAGAAAGAAAATAATGAAAATGAAAAAAATAATAAAATCACAAAAACAATAGCTAAAAGAGTTATAACTAAAAAGGCAAGTACAAAAATATGTGAATTTGCATATAAAACAGCGATAAAAAACAATAGAAAAAAAATTACTTGCGTTCATAAAGAAAATGTATTAAAAAAAACTGATGGTATATTTAAAGAATCGTTTTACAATGTAGTGGAAAGATATTCAGCAAAATGCCCTGATATAAAAGCTAATGATTATTATATAGATGCAACTGCAATGTATTTAATAACAAAACCACAAGAATTCGATATAATAGTAACAAGTAACCTTTATGGAGATATACTATCTGATGAAGGAGCAGGATTAGTTGGTGGTCTTGGACTATCACCTTCAGCTAACATAGGAGATAAAAACGGTTTATTTGAACCAGTTCATGGCTCTGCCCCAGATATTGAAGGAAAAGGATTAGCTAACCCAATAGCTATGATATTATCCATTAGTATGATGTTAGAATTTTTAAAAGAAGATTTTTATGCTAAACAAATTAATAAAGCTGTTGAAAATGTTTTAAAATCAAAAAAAATAGCTACTCCTGACTTAGGAGGAAACTCAAAAACATCTGATATTACTATAGCTATTAAAAAAGAATTAGAAAATTTAATTTAA
- a CDS encoding HEAT repeat domain-containing protein: MEKTIKQLIEDLNNDDEFVQEEALGLLEFRSEESLDPLIEVLSTKGTNKNIKMSSAKLLGIIGDEKAIDPLIATLKDNNKLVRREASTALSRMGDKAVDPLIAILDDDDWRVRGAAAWALGKIGDKNAIGPLKSLLDDDSGFVRTGAKFALDNIEE, encoded by the coding sequence ATGGAAAAAACTATAAAACAACTTATTGAGGATTTGAATAATGATGATGAGTTTGTTCAAGAAGAAGCACTTGGACTTCTTGAATTTAGATCTGAAGAGTCTCTTGATCCTCTTATTGAAGTTTTATCTACTAAAGGTACAAATAAAAATATAAAAATGTCTTCTGCAAAATTATTAGGTATTATAGGTGATGAAAAAGCTATTGATCCACTTATAGCTACTTTAAAAGACAATAATAAGCTTGTTAGAAGAGAAGCTTCAACTGCACTAAGTCGTATGGGTGATAAAGCTGTTGATCCCTTGATAGCTATTCTTGATGATGATGATTGGAGAGTTAGAGGGGCTGCTGCATGGGCTTTAGGTAAAATAGGAGATAAAAATGCTATTGGTCCTTTAAAATCACTTCTTGATGATGATAGTGGATTTGTAAGAACTGGTGCTAAGTTTGCTTTAGATAATATTGAAGAATAA